From one Lotus japonicus ecotype B-129 chromosome 3, LjGifu_v1.2 genomic stretch:
- the LOC130746204 gene encoding common plant regulatory factor 1-like: MGNSEDETSIKIEKPSSPLTPEQINQANPPNFHVYPDWAAMQAYYGPGVNVPAYFNPAVASGHTPPPYMWGPPHPMMPPYGPPYAAFYSHGGVYTHPAVAIGPNSHGQGISSSPAAGTPSSMETPTKLSGNTDQGFIKKLKGFDGLAMSIGNCNAENAERGAENRLSQSVDTDGSSDGSDGNTAGATRKRSYEGTPTTDGEGKTEIQDSPVSKETTASKKTLAVTPIRVARNLVGPVVSSGMTTPPELRNPSTVHSKTFSTSSPQPGGVLPPETWMQNDRELKRERRKQSNRESARRSRLRKQAETEELARKVEALTAENLSLKSDLNELAESSENLRVENATLREKLNNTQLGQTEEIILNSIDSKRATPISTENLLSRVNNNSSSNDRSAEEEHDFCEQKPNSGAKLHQLLDTNPRADAVAAG, from the exons ATGGGAAACAGTGAAGACGAGACATCCATTAAGATTGAAAAGCCTTCTTCACCTCTAACACCT GAACAAATCAATCAGGCCAACCCGCCTAACTTTCATGTCTATCCTGATTGGGCTGCCATGCAG GCATATTATGGGCCGGGAGTCAATGTTCCAGCATACTTCAACCCAGCTGTTGCTTCTGGTCACACTCCTCCCCCATACATGTGGGGGCCACCACAT CCTATGATGCCACCATATGGGCCACCTTATGCAGCATTCTATTCACATGGAGGGGTTTATACTCACCCTGCAGTGGCTATT GGGCCAAATTCACATGGTCAAGGAATTTCATCTTCACCTGCT GCTGGGACTCCTTCAAGCATGGAGACTCCAACCAAATTATCTGGAAATACTGATCAGGGttttataaagaaattgaaGGGATTTGATGGGCTCGCGATGTCAATAGGCAATTGTAATGCTGAGAATGCTGAGCGCGGAGCTGAAAACAGGCTGTCACAGAG TGTGGATACTGATGGTTCCAGTGATGGAAGTGATGGCAATACTGCAGGG GCTACAAGGAAAAGAAGCTATGAAGGAACGCCTACTACTG ATGGAGAAGGGAAAACTGAGATACAAGATAGTCCGGTTTCCAAGGAGACTACAGCTTCCAAGAAGACGCTGGCAGTTACCCCCATCAGGGTTGCTAGAAATTTAGTTGGACCTGTAGTTTCTTCAGGTATGACCACACCACCGGAACTGAGGAACCCTTCGACTGTTCATTCGAAGACATTTTCCACGAGTTCCCCACAACCTGGTGGAGTTTTGCCTCCAGAAACTTGGATGCAG AATGATCGTGAGCTAAAACGTGAAAGGAGAAAACAATCAAACCGTGAATCTGCTAGAAGATCCAGGCTGAGGAAACAG GCTGAGACTGAAGAATTGGCACGGAAAGTTGAAGCCTTGACCGCTGAGAATTTGTCACTTAAGTCAGACTTAAATGAATTGGCTGAAAGTTCTGAGAATTTGAGGGTGGAAAATGCTACATTAAGG GAAAAACTGAACAACACTCAACTGGGACAAACTGAAGAGATAATTTTGAACAGCATTGACAGCAAGAGGGCTACACCTATAAGTACAGAGAACTTACTATCAAGAGTTAATAATAATTCCAGTTCTAATGATAGATCAGCAGAGGAAGAGCATGATTTTTGTGAGCAAAAACCAAATTCTGGTGCAAAGCTGCATCAACTACTGGATACAAATCCTAGAGCTGATGCTGTTGCAGCTGGTTGA
- the LOC130746212 gene encoding 4-hydroxy-tetrahydrodipicolinate reductase 2, chloroplastic-like, producing the protein MATFTMKTATNVLHSHPNQLAFFSNGASTRSSVPISQKRRSRSFPIVSMAATPVQTFLEKTAPSSPQNAGIPIMVNACTGKMGKAVINAAEAAGLHVVPVSFGCEEESGQTFQVCGKEFLVQGPSDRESVLVSILDKYPNLIVVDYTVPTAVNGNAELYSKVGVPFVMGTTGGDRDLLNKTVEDAKLYAVISPQMGKQVVAFLAAMEIMAEQFPGAFSGYSLKVLESHQASKVDASGTAKAVISCFHKLGVSFDMDEIELIRDPQQQLEMVGVPEEHLAGHAFHMYHLTSPDDTVSFEFQHNVCGRSIYAEGTVDAVIFLAKKIAEKDPKRVYNMIDVLREGSMR; encoded by the exons ATGGCAACGTTCACGATGAAAACCGCAACCAATGTGCTCCACAGTCACCCCAATCAGCTCGCCTTCTTCTCCAATGGAGCCAGTACAAGGAGCAGTGTCCCCATTTCGCAGAAGAGGAGATCGCGTTCGTTCCCTATAGTGTCAATGGCTGCCACACCGGTTCAGACTTTTCTTGAAAAAACCGCGCCTTCTTCGCCTCAGAATGCTGGCATTCCAATTATG GTTAATGCATGTACTGGAAAAATGGGAAAGGCTGTCATTAATGCGGCAGAAGCTGCTGGACTGCATGTTGTTCCTGTGTCATTTGGGTGTGAAGAGGAGTCTGGACAGACTTTTCAGGTCTGCGGAAAGGAGTTTCTTGTGCAAGGTCCTTCTGATAGAGAGAGTGTGCTTGTATCTATCCTTGATAAATATCCAAATTTGATTGTTGTGGACTACACAGTGCCAACTGCAGTTAATG GCAATGCAGAATTATACTCTAAGGTTGGGGTGCCCTTTGTGATGGGGACCACTGGTGGAGATAGGGACTTGTTGAATAAGACTGTTGAAGACGCAAAGCTTTATGCTGTGATTTCCCCGCAAATGGGAAAGCAG GTAGTTGCTTTCCTTGCAGCAATGGAAATTATGGCAGAGCAATTTCCTGGAGCCTTTTCTGGGTATTCCTTAAAG GTTTTGGAGTCTCATCAAGCAAGCAAAGTTGATGCATCTGGTACTGCAAAAGCTGTAATTTCTTGTTTCCACAAACTTGGAGTATCTTTTGATATGGATGAG ATAGAATTGATCAGGGATCCCCAGCAACAACTTGAAATGGTGGGAGTCCCAGAGGAGCATTTGGCGGGTCATGCCTTTCATATGTATCATTTGACATCACCAGATGATAC AGTTTCATTTGAATTTCAACATAATGTTTGTGGTAGATCAATATACGCGGAGGGCACTGTTGATGCTGTAATTTTTCTTGCTAAGAAG ATTGCAGAAAAGGATCCCAAGAGAGTATACAATATGATTGATGTCTTACGAGAGGGTAGCATGCGATGA
- the LOC130746214 gene encoding uncharacterized protein At4g08330, chloroplastic-like — protein sequence MSQADVSYCCGSCGYPLNLTSSNRITSNIASEYKRSVKKGSISFASVDLSRFTQVDEISCFPVSWFNSSKTKLLCRKCGVHIGYGYCRESPALCGLEPSVSSSSQGKFIIKIRSLQPSEES from the exons ATGTCACAAGCTGATGTCTCTTACTG TTGTGGCTCTTGTGGATATCCTCTGAACTTGACATCCTCAAATCGAATCACATCTAACATTGCATCTGAATATAAGAGATCTGTTAAAAAGGGATCAATCTCTTTTGCTTCAGTTGATCTCAGCCGATTTACACAGGTTGATGAAATAAGTTGTTTCCCTGTCTCATGGTTTAATTCTTCAAAGACTAAACTGCTTTGCCGCAAATGTGGGGTTCATATTGGTTATGGTTACTGTAGAGAATCACCTGCTCTTTGTGGACTTGAGCCTTCCGTTTCATCTAGCTCTCAGGGAAAATTCATCATAAAGATTCGATCTCTACAGCCTTCAGAAGAGTCTTGA
- the LOC130746213 gene encoding F-box/LRR-repeat protein 12 yields the protein MGDLSSNCTTSIMHLPDDCLTIIFHALDSRTDRESFGLTCRRWLHIQDFNRRSLQFECSFTVLTRTSLSGKSFDIHTFHLHRLLRRFQHLESLSLCGCRELSDSGLTRLLTYGSNLQKLYLDCCFKVTDYGLSLVASGCPSLTTISLYRCLGVTDKGLETLASACLSLKCVNISYCTQISDKGLKTLTEHCRQLQAVNISHCDSITGIGFGGCSKTLACVEAESCKLTPEGVMGIVSGGGMEYLDVSCLSWSVLGDPLSGIGFSSRLKILNFRLCRTVSDTSVVAIAKGCPLLEEWNLALCNEVRISGWQAVGLYCRNLKRLHVNRCHNLSDGGLLALQDGCRSLTILYLSGCSRLTSIALELFKSHRPDVCIKEEEVMSIKPNWEFR from the coding sequence ATGGGAGATCTTTCTAGCAATTGTACTACCTCCATCATGCACCTCCCGGACGATTGCCTTACGATTATTTTCCATGCTTTAGATAGTCGGACTGATCGTGAATCATTTGGCCTGACTTGCCGCCGATGGCTTCACATTCAAGATTTCAACCGTCGGTCACTGCAATTTGAGTGTTCATTCACTGTATTAACTCGTACCTCTCTATCAGGAAAGAGTTTTGACATCCATACATTCCATCTCCATAGATTGCTGAGGCGCTTTCAACATTTAGAGTCTTTATCTCTATGTGGTTGCAGGGAGTTGAGTGATTCAGGACTGACACGTTTGCTAACTTATGGTTCAAATTTGCAAAAACTTTATCTAGATTGTTGTTTCAAAGTCACTGACTATGGGCTCTCCCTGGTTGCTTCTGGATGCCCCTCATTGACGACAATTAGTCTCTACCGGTGTCTCGGTGTTACTGATAAGGGGCTAGAGACTTTAGCAAGTGCTTGCCTATCTTTGAAATGCGTGAACATCTCATATTGCACACAAATATCAGACAAAGGATTAAAAACTCTTACAGAGCATTGTCGCCAGCTTCAGGCAGTCAACATATCGCACTGTGATAGTATAACCGGCATCGGCTTTGGTGGCTGCTCAAAAACTCTAGCATGTGTAGAGGCTGAGTCTTGCAAGCTTACCCCAGAAGGGGTCATGGGAATTGTTAGTGGTGGTGGCATGGAATATCTAGATGTGTCTTGTTTAAGTTGGTCTGTTCTGGGAGATCCCTTGTCCGGAATAGGATTTTCCTCGCGCCTCAAAATCCTTAACTTTCGGCTGTGCAGAACTGTTTCTGATACTTCTGTTGTTGCAATTGCAAAAGGATGTCCTCTACTTGAAGAATGGAACTTAGCATTATGCAATGAGGTTAGGATATCTGGATGGCAGGCCGTCGGGTTATACTGCCGGAATTTGAAGAGACTGCATGTTAATCGGTGCCACAATCTCTCCGATGGTGGCTTGCTGGCCTTACAGGATGGGTGCAGAAGTCTCACCATTTTGTACTTGAGTGGCTGTTCTCGCTTGACATCTATTGCATTAGAGTTATTCAAGTCTCACAGACCTGATGTATGCATAAAGGAAGAAGAGGTAATGTCTATAAAGCCTAACTGGGAATTCAGATGA